In Dermochelys coriacea isolate rDerCor1 chromosome 10, rDerCor1.pri.v4, whole genome shotgun sequence, one DNA window encodes the following:
- the MARF1 gene encoding meiosis regulator and mRNA stability factor 1 isoform X3, with amino-acid sequence MMEGNRTENLCSRSFGWVQRQDNDAKPWLWKFSNCFSTTEQTSPFSAKPKDYMENKKVVVELKDALSPLHAGSKLFPAVPLPDVHSLQQQQIQLSPSPKPTRNSLIDAAKIWPNIPPPSTQTAPISIPMCNGCGTKGTGKETSLLLASSLGKSPQKYGSPEVAITGQVLENLPPIGVFWDIENCSVPTGRSAVAVVQRIREKFFKGHREAEFICVCDISKENKEVIQELNNCQVTVAHINATAKNAADDKLRQSLRRFADTHTAPATVVLVSTDVNFALELSDLRHRHGFQIILVHKNQASEALLHHAHELIRFEEFISDLPPRLPLKMPSCHTLLYVYNLPTNRDSKSVSNRLRRLSDNCGGKVLSISGSSAILRFSNQESAERAQKRMENEDVFGNRIIVSFTPKNKELNETKNSNCVGAEKVKSPKKVNKNPKLCLLSKDSNDQSSNAKTTVGKGLQMHGSATKPTNVKTLQELCRLESKTIIKIENQQDQLRETHTQNSNAANLVCLATKNTGIGELTYKCSQKKDMPASRSSTNSPIEKKDKDAVVFQVSYPSAFSKLTASRQLSPLLMSQSCWSSRSMSPNLSNRSSPLAFNMVNHTSGTDCPDPFANGADIQISNVDYRLSRKDLQQILQEIFSRYGKVKSVELSPHTDYQLKAIVQMENLQEAISAVNNLHRYKIGSKRIQVSLATGAANKSLSQLSSETMSILQDAPACCLPIFKFTEIYEKKFGHKLIASDLYKLTDTVAIRDQGNGRLVCLLPSSQARQSPLGSSQSHDGSSANCSPIIFEELEYHEPICKQHCLNKDFSEHEFDPDSYKIPFVILSLKTFAPQVHSLLQTHEGTVPLLSFPDCYMSEFSDLEMVQEGQGGVPLEHLITCVPGVNIATAQNSIKVVKWIHNKPPPPTTDPWLLRSKSPIGNPQLIQFSREVIDLLKSQPSCIIPVSKFIPTYHHHFAKQCRVSDYGYSKLMELLEAVPHVLQILGMGSKRLLTLTYRAQVKRFTQDLLKLLKSQASKQVIVKEFLQAYHWCFSKDWDVTEYGVCELADIISEIPDTTICLCQQDNEMIICIPKRERTQEEIERTKQFSKEVVDLLRHQPHFRMPFNKFIPSYHHHFGRQCKLAYYGFTKLLELFEAIPDVLQVLECGEEKILTLTEVERVKALAAQLVKLLRSQKDNCLMMTDLLTEYSKTFGYTLRLHDYDVSSVLALMQKLCHVVKAADTESGKQIQLINRKSLRTLTAQLLVLMMSWDETTFLSVDELKRHYETIHSAPLNPCEYGFMTLSELLKSLPYLVEVFTNDVAEEYVKLTNLYLFAKNVRSLLHTYHYQQIFLHEFPTAYSKYTGEALQPKIYGYNSLEELLGAIPQVVWIKGHGHKRIVVLKNDMKTRFSSPSFSPADHVDDHGNQLADNNGHIMEILGSTASMELKLGTPSDVSNQTEQELLCLTNTSPVDLLCEPVPSCLPSPQLRPDPVILESADLIQFEERTPPLSEMMILTEEEKNRIVTTVAKGNLSCGPVVSSATENSSVPPYQSSETQLSKEAMDSPAKKQHKNKVKLAANFSLASVTKL; translated from the exons ATGATGGAAGGAAACAGAACGGAGAATCTCTGCAGTAGATCATTTGGATGGGTTCAACGACAAGATAATGATGCTAAACCATGGCTCTGGAAATTCTCTAATTGCTTTTCTACCACTGAACAGACTTCGCCTTTCAGTGCAAAACCG AAAGATTACATGGAGAACAAGAAAGTTGTTGTGGAATTGAAGGATGCTTTATCTCCTCTTCATGCTGGCTCTAAACTCTTTCCAGCAGTACCACTTCCTGATGTTCATTCTCTTCAGCAACAGCAAATACAGCTTTCACCTAGCCCCAAA ccAACCAGAAATAGCTTAATTGATGCTGCTAAAATCTGGCCAAATATTCCCCCTCCCAGTACGCAGACTGCACCCATATCTATCCCAATGTGTAATGGCTGCGGAACCAAAGGAACAGGAAAAGAGACAAGTTTATTACTGGCAAGTAGCCTGGGCAAATCACCACAAAAATATG GGTCTCCAGAAGTTGCAATAACAGGCCAGGTGCTGGAGAACTTGCCCCCAATTGGAGTCTTTTGGGATATTGAAAACTGTTCTGTTCCCACTGGCCGTTCAGCTGTAGCAGTTGTACAACGAATTCGTGAAAAGTTTTTTAAAGGTCACAGGGAGGCAGAATTCATCTGTGTATGTGACATtagtaaagaaaataaagaagttATTCAGGAGCTGAACAACTGCCAG GTGACTGTTGCACACATCAATGCCACAGCAAAGAATGCAGCTGATGACAAGCTCAGACAGAGTCTTAGAAGGTTTGCTGATACACACACTGCACCTGCTACTGTGGTCCTTGTATCAA ctgatgtaaactttGCTTTGGAACTCAGTGACCTGAGACACCGGCATGGTTTCCAGATAATCTTGGTACATAAGAACCAAGCTTCTGAAGCACTCTTGCATCATGCTCATGAGCTTATCAGATTTGAAGAATTTATTTCAGACTTGCCACCAAGGTTACCATTGAAAATGCCA tcaTGCCATACACTGTTATATGTTTACAACCTGCCAACGAACAGAGACAGCAAAAGTGTCAGCAACAGACTCAGGCGTTTATCAGATAACTGTGGAgggaaggtgctgagcatttctgGTAGCAGTGCAATTCTCCGCTTTTCAAACCAAGAAAGTGCTGAACGTGCTCAAAAGCGAATGGAAAATGAAGATGTGTTTGGCAACAGGATTATTGTGTCTTTTACCCCCAAAAACAAGGAActcaatgaaacaaaaaattcaaacTGTGTTGGAGCTGAAAAGGTGAAGTCTCCAAAAAAAGTGAACAAGAACCCAAAACTGTGCCTCCTCAGCAAAGATTCAAATGATCAGTCTTCCAATGCCAAAACCACTGTGGGAAAGGGATTGCAGATGCATGGATCTGCTACAAAACCCACAAATGTTAAAACATTACAG GAGCTGTGCCGCCTTGAATCAAAGACCATCATAAAAATTGAAAACCAGCAAGACCAGTTAAGAGAGACTCACACACAAAACTCTAATGCAGCAAATCTTGTGTGCTTGGCAACCAAAAACACAGGAATAGGAGAATTGACCTATAAATGCAGTCAGAA aaaagacATGCCCGCTTCTAGAAGCTCTACCAACTCTCCTATAGAGAAAAAAGATAAAGATGCAGTTGTATTCCAGGTCAGCTACCCATCTGCTTTCAGTAAACTGACAGCATCAAGACAGCTCAGTCCTCTGCTTATGTCTCAGAGCTGTTGGTCATCCCG GAGTATGTCTCCAAACCTCTCAAACAGATCATCTCCACTTGCCTTTAATATGGTAAATCACACCAGTGGTACAGACTGTCCCGATCCTTTTGCAAATGGTGCAGATATTCAGATCAGCAATGTAGACTACAGATTGTCCAGAAAGGACCTGCAGCAAATTCTGCAAGAAATCTTCTCTAGATATGGCAAG gtaaAGAGCGTGGAGCTCAGTCCTCATACGGATTATCAGTTGAAGGCTATAGTTCAAATGGAAAATCTACAAGAAGCAATCAGTGCTGTCAACAACCTTCACAGATACAAAATTGGCAGCAAAAGGATTCAGGTCTCCCTAGCTACAGGAGCTGCTAATAAATCTCTGTCTCAGCTTAG CTCAGAAACAATGTCCATTCTTCAGGATGCTCCTGCTTGTTGTCTGCCTATATTCAAGTTCACAGAAATATATGAAAAAAA ATTTGGACACAAGTTAATCGCATCAGACCTGTATAAATTAACGGATACTGTGGCAATCCGTGACCAAGGAAATGGACGTTTGGTGTGTCTCTTACCCAGCAGCCAAGCCCGACAGAGTCCTTTAGGATCATCACAGTCTCACGATGGCTCATCAGCAAATTGTAGTCCTATAATATTTGAAGAACTGGAATATCATGAGCCCATTTGTAAGCAGCATTGTCTGAATAAAGACTTTAG TGAACATGAATTTGATCCAGATTCCTACAAAATTCCTTTTGTGATTTTGTCTTTGAAGACATTTGCACCGCAAGTGCACAGTCTGCTGCAGACCCATGAGGGCACTGTGCCTTTACTAAG ctttcctgATTGTTATATGTCAGAGTTCAGTGATCTAGAAATGGTGCAGGAAGGCCAGGGAGGTGTTCCCTTGGAGCATCTCATCACCTGTGTTCCTGGAGTTAATATTGCCACTGCCCAAAACAGCATTAAAGTTGTTAAGTGGATACACAACAAACCACCCCCTCCAACTACAG ATCCTTGGCTTTTGCGTTCAAAGAGCCCCATAGGTAACCCACAGCTTATTCAGTTCAGTAGAGAAGTGATAGATCTACTTAAAAGCCAACCTTCTTGTATCATACCTGTCAGTAAATTCATCCCAACATATCATCATCATTTTGCAAAGCAGTGTCGTGTGTCTGACTATGGGTATTccaagttaatggagttactggAAGCAGTGCCGCATGTATTACAA ATTCTTGGTATGGGCTCTAAACGCTTGTTAACCCTAACATATAGGGCCCAAGTAAAACGTTTCACTCAGGACTTATTGAAACTTCTCAAATCCCAGGCCAGTAAACAAGTTATTGTGAAGGAATTCTTACAGGCTTATCACTG GTGTTTCTCTAAAGATTGGGATGTTACTGAATATGGAGTGTGTGAGTTGGCAGATATAATATCAGAAATTCCAGATACAACAATCTGTTTGTGTCAGCAAGACAATGAAATGATAATTTGTATCCCCAAAAGAG AACGTACCCAGGAAGAAATTGAAAGAACAAAGCAATTCTCTAAGGAGGTAGTTGACTTGCTGCGTCATCAACCCCATTTCCGAATGCCCTTTAATAAATTTAttccttcttaccaccaccaCTTTGGCCGTCAGTGCAAACTTGCTTATTATGGGTTTACCAAACTACTTGAACTTTTTGAAGCCATACCAGATGTCTTGCAA GTATTAGaatgtggagaggaaaaaatTCTGACGCTGACAGAGGTGGAACGGGTCAAAGCTCTAGCAGCCCAGTTAGTTAAACTGCTGCGATCTCAGAAAGACAACTGCCTTATGATGACTGATTTACTTACAGAATATAGTAAAACATTTGGTTACACATTGCGCCTTCATGACTACGATGTCAGCTCAGTTCTAGCTTTAATGCAAAAACTTTGCCACGTTGTGAAG GCTGCTGACACAGAATCTGGTAAACAGATTCAGCTGATAAATAGAAAGTCTCTACGTACTCTGACTGCACAACTGCTGGTGTTGATGATGTCTTGGGATGAAACCACCTTTCTTTCTGTTGACGAGCTTAAAAGGCATTATGAAACTATCCACAGTGCGCCCCTTAATCCATGTGAATATGGATTTATGACCTTATCTGAACTCCTGAAGAGTCTGCCTTACTTGGTTGAG GTTTTTACCAATGATGTGGCGGAAGAATATGTGAAACTTACAAATCTGTATTTGTTTGCAAAGAATGTGAGATCCTTGCTTCACACCTACCACTACCAGCAGATCTTCCTTCATGAGTTCCCAACAGCATATAGCAAATATACAGGAGAAGCGTTGCAGCCCAAAATATATGGATATAATAGTCTAGAAGAGCTCCTGGGAGCAATACCACAG GTGGTCTGGATCAAAGGACATGGGCATAAGAGAATTGTAGTACTAAAGAATGACATGAAAA ctcgTTTTAGCTCACCCAGTTTTTCCCCTGCTGATCATGTGGATGATCATGGAAATCAACTTGCTGACAATAATGGACACATTATGGAGATTCTAGGATCCACTGCGTCAATGGAATTAAAACTAGGAACACCTAGTGATG TTTCTAATCAAACTGAACAAGAACTCCTTTGCCTCACAAATACATCACCTGTTGACCTCTTGTGTGAACCAGTTCCTTCCTGCCTACCTTCCCCACAACTGAGACCTGATCCAGTCATTCTTGAGTCTGCAGACCTCATTCAGTTTGAGGAACGCACTCCACCTCTCTCTG
- the MARF1 gene encoding meiosis regulator and mRNA stability factor 1 isoform X2: MMEGNRTENLCSRSFGWVQRQDNDAKPWLWKFSNCFSTTEQTSPFSAKPKDYMENKKVVVELKDALSPLHAGSKLFPAVPLPDVHSLQQQQIQLSPSPKVSCCAHGSDSSCTPKMHCGGGGGGSLIRPGTILDSQSTGTITCQVGSEFAYQSASSLKNAPARSSLSGIASDFPSMCIENNVSSCQHLPCCGKLHFQSCHGSVHKLHQFPALQSCTSSGYFPCSEFTSGATGHLEEHITQSELTSRVCTNSLHLNVAPSVCLKGSHYCNECLSKPTRNSLIDAAKIWPNIPPPSTQTAPISIPMCNGCGTKGTGKETSLLLASSLGKSPQKYGSPEVAITGQVLENLPPIGVFWDIENCSVPTGRSAVAVVQRIREKFFKGHREAEFICVCDISKENKEVIQELNNCQVTVAHINATAKNAADDKLRQSLRRFADTHTAPATVVLVSTDVNFALELSDLRHRHGFQIILVHKNQASEALLHHAHELIRFEEFISDLPPRLPLKMPSCHTLLYVYNLPTNRDSKSVSNRLRRLSDNCGGKVLSISGSSAILRFSNQESAERAQKRMENEDVFGNRIIVSFTPKNKELNETKNSNCVGAEKVKSPKKVNKNPKLCLLSKDSNDQSSNAKTTVGKGLQMHGSATKPTNVKTLQELCRLESKTIIKIENQQDQLRETHTQNSNAANLVCLATKNTGIGELTYKCSQKKDMPASRSSTNSPIEKKDKDAVVFQVSYPSAFSKLTASRQLSPLLMSQSCWSSRSMSPNLSNRSSPLAFNMVNHTSGTDCPDPFANGADIQISNVDYRLSRKDLQQILQEIFSRYGKVKSVELSPHTDYQLKAIVQMENLQEAISAVNNLHRYKIGSKRIQVSLATGAANKSLSQLSSETMSILQDAPACCLPIFKFTEIYEKKFGHKLIASDLYKLTDTVAIRDQGNGRLVCLLPSSQARQSPLGSSQSHDGSSANCSPIIFEELEYHEPICKQHCLNKDFSEHEFDPDSYKIPFVILSLKTFAPQVHSLLQTHEGTVPLLSFPDCYMSEFSDLEMVQEGQGGVPLEHLITCVPGVNIATAQNSIKVVKWIHNKPPPPTTDPWLLRSKSPIGNPQLIQFSREVIDLLKSQPSCIIPVSKFIPTYHHHFAKQCRVSDYGYSKLMELLEAVPHVLQILGMGSKRLLTLTYRAQVKRFTQDLLKLLKSQASKQVIVKEFLQAYHWCFSKDWDVTEYGVCELADIISEIPDTTICLCQQDNEMIICIPKRERTQEEIERTKQFSKEVVDLLRHQPHFRMPFNKFIPSYHHHFGRQCKLAYYGFTKLLELFEAIPDVLQVLECGEEKILTLTEVERVKALAAQLVKLLRSQKDNCLMMTDLLTEYSKTFGYTLRLHDYDVSSVLALMQKLCHVVKAADTESGKQIQLINRKSLRTLTAQLLVLMMSWDETTFLSVDELKRHYETIHSAPLNPCEYGFMTLSELLKSLPYLVEVFTNDVAEEYVKLTNLYLFAKNVRSLLHTYHYQQIFLHEFPTAYSKYTGEALQPKIYGYNSLEELLGAIPQVVWIKGHGHKRIVVLKNDMKTRFSSPSFSPADHVDDHGNQLADNNGHIMEILGSTASMELKLGTPSDVSNQTEQELLCLTNTSPVDLLCEPVPSCLPSPQLRPDPVILESADLIQFEERTPPLSEMMILTEEEKNRIVTTVAKGNLSCGPVVSSATENSSVPPYQSSETQLSKEAMDSPAKKQHKNKVKLAANFSLASVTKL; the protein is encoded by the exons ATGATGGAAGGAAACAGAACGGAGAATCTCTGCAGTAGATCATTTGGATGGGTTCAACGACAAGATAATGATGCTAAACCATGGCTCTGGAAATTCTCTAATTGCTTTTCTACCACTGAACAGACTTCGCCTTTCAGTGCAAAACCG AAAGATTACATGGAGAACAAGAAAGTTGTTGTGGAATTGAAGGATGCTTTATCTCCTCTTCATGCTGGCTCTAAACTCTTTCCAGCAGTACCACTTCCTGATGTTCATTCTCTTCAGCAACAGCAAATACAGCTTTCACCTAGCCCCAAAGTAAGCTGCTGCGCTCATGGATCTGACTCCTCTTGTACTCCTAAGATgcattgtggtggtggtggtggtggtagcttgATTCGTCCTGGCACAATATTAGACTCTCAAAGCACTGGGACAATTACTTGTCAAGTAGGGTCAGAGTTTGCTTATCAGTCTGCATCTTCACTCAAGAATGCTCCAGCTAGAAGCAGTTTGTCAGGCATTGCAAGTGACTTCCCCAGCATGTGCATAGAAAATAATGTATCTTCCTGTCAACATCTGCCATGTTGTGGAAAACTCCATTTCCAGTCCTGTCATGGTAGTGTGCACAAACTGCATCAATTTCCAGCCCTTCAGAGTTGCACATCTTCTGGCTATTTTCCCTGTTCCGAATTTACAAGTGGGGCTACAGGGCACTTGGAGGAGCATATTACACAGTCGGAGCTAACATCACGTGTATGCACCAACTCTTTGCACCTAAATGTGGCACCTTCGGTCTGTTTAAAGGGCTCTCACTACTGTAATGAATGTTTAAGCAAG ccAACCAGAAATAGCTTAATTGATGCTGCTAAAATCTGGCCAAATATTCCCCCTCCCAGTACGCAGACTGCACCCATATCTATCCCAATGTGTAATGGCTGCGGAACCAAAGGAACAGGAAAAGAGACAAGTTTATTACTGGCAAGTAGCCTGGGCAAATCACCACAAAAATATG GGTCTCCAGAAGTTGCAATAACAGGCCAGGTGCTGGAGAACTTGCCCCCAATTGGAGTCTTTTGGGATATTGAAAACTGTTCTGTTCCCACTGGCCGTTCAGCTGTAGCAGTTGTACAACGAATTCGTGAAAAGTTTTTTAAAGGTCACAGGGAGGCAGAATTCATCTGTGTATGTGACATtagtaaagaaaataaagaagttATTCAGGAGCTGAACAACTGCCAG GTGACTGTTGCACACATCAATGCCACAGCAAAGAATGCAGCTGATGACAAGCTCAGACAGAGTCTTAGAAGGTTTGCTGATACACACACTGCACCTGCTACTGTGGTCCTTGTATCAA ctgatgtaaactttGCTTTGGAACTCAGTGACCTGAGACACCGGCATGGTTTCCAGATAATCTTGGTACATAAGAACCAAGCTTCTGAAGCACTCTTGCATCATGCTCATGAGCTTATCAGATTTGAAGAATTTATTTCAGACTTGCCACCAAGGTTACCATTGAAAATGCCA tcaTGCCATACACTGTTATATGTTTACAACCTGCCAACGAACAGAGACAGCAAAAGTGTCAGCAACAGACTCAGGCGTTTATCAGATAACTGTGGAgggaaggtgctgagcatttctgGTAGCAGTGCAATTCTCCGCTTTTCAAACCAAGAAAGTGCTGAACGTGCTCAAAAGCGAATGGAAAATGAAGATGTGTTTGGCAACAGGATTATTGTGTCTTTTACCCCCAAAAACAAGGAActcaatgaaacaaaaaattcaaacTGTGTTGGAGCTGAAAAGGTGAAGTCTCCAAAAAAAGTGAACAAGAACCCAAAACTGTGCCTCCTCAGCAAAGATTCAAATGATCAGTCTTCCAATGCCAAAACCACTGTGGGAAAGGGATTGCAGATGCATGGATCTGCTACAAAACCCACAAATGTTAAAACATTACAG GAGCTGTGCCGCCTTGAATCAAAGACCATCATAAAAATTGAAAACCAGCAAGACCAGTTAAGAGAGACTCACACACAAAACTCTAATGCAGCAAATCTTGTGTGCTTGGCAACCAAAAACACAGGAATAGGAGAATTGACCTATAAATGCAGTCAGAA aaaagacATGCCCGCTTCTAGAAGCTCTACCAACTCTCCTATAGAGAAAAAAGATAAAGATGCAGTTGTATTCCAGGTCAGCTACCCATCTGCTTTCAGTAAACTGACAGCATCAAGACAGCTCAGTCCTCTGCTTATGTCTCAGAGCTGTTGGTCATCCCG GAGTATGTCTCCAAACCTCTCAAACAGATCATCTCCACTTGCCTTTAATATGGTAAATCACACCAGTGGTACAGACTGTCCCGATCCTTTTGCAAATGGTGCAGATATTCAGATCAGCAATGTAGACTACAGATTGTCCAGAAAGGACCTGCAGCAAATTCTGCAAGAAATCTTCTCTAGATATGGCAAG gtaaAGAGCGTGGAGCTCAGTCCTCATACGGATTATCAGTTGAAGGCTATAGTTCAAATGGAAAATCTACAAGAAGCAATCAGTGCTGTCAACAACCTTCACAGATACAAAATTGGCAGCAAAAGGATTCAGGTCTCCCTAGCTACAGGAGCTGCTAATAAATCTCTGTCTCAGCTTAG CTCAGAAACAATGTCCATTCTTCAGGATGCTCCTGCTTGTTGTCTGCCTATATTCAAGTTCACAGAAATATATGAAAAAAA ATTTGGACACAAGTTAATCGCATCAGACCTGTATAAATTAACGGATACTGTGGCAATCCGTGACCAAGGAAATGGACGTTTGGTGTGTCTCTTACCCAGCAGCCAAGCCCGACAGAGTCCTTTAGGATCATCACAGTCTCACGATGGCTCATCAGCAAATTGTAGTCCTATAATATTTGAAGAACTGGAATATCATGAGCCCATTTGTAAGCAGCATTGTCTGAATAAAGACTTTAG TGAACATGAATTTGATCCAGATTCCTACAAAATTCCTTTTGTGATTTTGTCTTTGAAGACATTTGCACCGCAAGTGCACAGTCTGCTGCAGACCCATGAGGGCACTGTGCCTTTACTAAG ctttcctgATTGTTATATGTCAGAGTTCAGTGATCTAGAAATGGTGCAGGAAGGCCAGGGAGGTGTTCCCTTGGAGCATCTCATCACCTGTGTTCCTGGAGTTAATATTGCCACTGCCCAAAACAGCATTAAAGTTGTTAAGTGGATACACAACAAACCACCCCCTCCAACTACAG ATCCTTGGCTTTTGCGTTCAAAGAGCCCCATAGGTAACCCACAGCTTATTCAGTTCAGTAGAGAAGTGATAGATCTACTTAAAAGCCAACCTTCTTGTATCATACCTGTCAGTAAATTCATCCCAACATATCATCATCATTTTGCAAAGCAGTGTCGTGTGTCTGACTATGGGTATTccaagttaatggagttactggAAGCAGTGCCGCATGTATTACAA ATTCTTGGTATGGGCTCTAAACGCTTGTTAACCCTAACATATAGGGCCCAAGTAAAACGTTTCACTCAGGACTTATTGAAACTTCTCAAATCCCAGGCCAGTAAACAAGTTATTGTGAAGGAATTCTTACAGGCTTATCACTG GTGTTTCTCTAAAGATTGGGATGTTACTGAATATGGAGTGTGTGAGTTGGCAGATATAATATCAGAAATTCCAGATACAACAATCTGTTTGTGTCAGCAAGACAATGAAATGATAATTTGTATCCCCAAAAGAG AACGTACCCAGGAAGAAATTGAAAGAACAAAGCAATTCTCTAAGGAGGTAGTTGACTTGCTGCGTCATCAACCCCATTTCCGAATGCCCTTTAATAAATTTAttccttcttaccaccaccaCTTTGGCCGTCAGTGCAAACTTGCTTATTATGGGTTTACCAAACTACTTGAACTTTTTGAAGCCATACCAGATGTCTTGCAA GTATTAGaatgtggagaggaaaaaatTCTGACGCTGACAGAGGTGGAACGGGTCAAAGCTCTAGCAGCCCAGTTAGTTAAACTGCTGCGATCTCAGAAAGACAACTGCCTTATGATGACTGATTTACTTACAGAATATAGTAAAACATTTGGTTACACATTGCGCCTTCATGACTACGATGTCAGCTCAGTTCTAGCTTTAATGCAAAAACTTTGCCACGTTGTGAAG GCTGCTGACACAGAATCTGGTAAACAGATTCAGCTGATAAATAGAAAGTCTCTACGTACTCTGACTGCACAACTGCTGGTGTTGATGATGTCTTGGGATGAAACCACCTTTCTTTCTGTTGACGAGCTTAAAAGGCATTATGAAACTATCCACAGTGCGCCCCTTAATCCATGTGAATATGGATTTATGACCTTATCTGAACTCCTGAAGAGTCTGCCTTACTTGGTTGAG GTTTTTACCAATGATGTGGCGGAAGAATATGTGAAACTTACAAATCTGTATTTGTTTGCAAAGAATGTGAGATCCTTGCTTCACACCTACCACTACCAGCAGATCTTCCTTCATGAGTTCCCAACAGCATATAGCAAATATACAGGAGAAGCGTTGCAGCCCAAAATATATGGATATAATAGTCTAGAAGAGCTCCTGGGAGCAATACCACAG GTGGTCTGGATCAAAGGACATGGGCATAAGAGAATTGTAGTACTAAAGAATGACATGAAAA ctcgTTTTAGCTCACCCAGTTTTTCCCCTGCTGATCATGTGGATGATCATGGAAATCAACTTGCTGACAATAATGGACACATTATGGAGATTCTAGGATCCACTGCGTCAATGGAATTAAAACTAGGAACACCTAGTGATG TTTCTAATCAAACTGAACAAGAACTCCTTTGCCTCACAAATACATCACCTGTTGACCTCTTGTGTGAACCAGTTCCTTCCTGCCTACCTTCCCCACAACTGAGACCTGATCCAGTCATTCTTGAGTCTGCAGACCTCATTCAGTTTGAGGAACGCACTCCACCTCTCTCTG